A window from Vulcanimicrobium alpinum encodes these proteins:
- the mutL gene encoding DNA mismatch repair endonuclease MutL, with the protein MIRVLDAETIGQIAAGEVIERPVSVVKELVENALDADATRIAVRARGGGLVEIEVADDGIGIAPDQVALALRRHATSKLDDAAALTRIDTLGFRGEGLASIAAVARVTLISRTVHADVATAVDAFGEEIGEARPLAGPLGTRVVVRDLFANVPVRREYLRSSGAEFGRIASWLATLALAYPHVGFSLEHDGKTAFTFAPGDDMAARLRHVFGMQSSTMVPVRSHERHAAVSGWVSSPGDDRPDRRNQILFVNGRLLRSTLVSGAWSAAYRTFAMVGRHPYGVLYLQVPPNELDPNVHPTKSDVRLRHGDRVVGAVKDAIVTALRRGAVERLERSISFAPSAHALGGATATAAWAESFLPDGDADAGGSALRVLAQVDRTFILATDGDAVVLIDQHAAHERIVFEQLAANARAHAAAEPLLIPYTFEVRPDEADKLDASLDALAAGGLQIEHFGERAYRVVATPARMVHAGRTRPFDVADFVTCLSDDVRGLDAEQRVWASLACHSVVVAGEQLAYPEMTALVERLVRCENPMNCPHGRPTIVRLEPEQIARLFKRV; encoded by the coding sequence ATGATCCGCGTCCTCGATGCCGAGACGATCGGCCAGATCGCCGCCGGAGAGGTGATCGAGCGACCCGTCTCGGTCGTGAAAGAGCTCGTCGAAAACGCCCTGGACGCCGACGCGACGCGCATAGCGGTGCGCGCTCGGGGCGGCGGCCTCGTCGAGATCGAGGTTGCCGACGATGGGATCGGCATCGCGCCGGATCAGGTCGCGCTCGCGTTGCGCCGCCACGCGACCTCGAAGCTCGACGACGCCGCTGCACTCACGCGCATCGATACGCTCGGCTTTCGCGGCGAAGGGCTGGCGTCGATCGCCGCGGTCGCGCGCGTTACGCTGATCTCGCGGACCGTGCACGCCGACGTCGCGACGGCGGTCGACGCCTTCGGTGAGGAGATCGGCGAAGCGCGGCCGCTCGCCGGGCCGCTAGGGACGCGCGTCGTCGTGCGCGATCTGTTCGCGAACGTCCCGGTGCGGCGCGAGTATCTGAGGTCGTCCGGGGCCGAGTTCGGGCGGATTGCCTCGTGGCTCGCGACGCTCGCGCTGGCGTATCCGCACGTCGGCTTCTCGCTCGAGCACGACGGGAAAACGGCGTTCACGTTCGCGCCGGGCGACGACATGGCGGCGCGCCTGCGCCACGTCTTCGGGATGCAGTCGTCGACGATGGTGCCGGTGCGTTCGCACGAACGTCACGCGGCCGTCAGCGGCTGGGTGAGTTCGCCGGGCGACGATCGTCCCGACCGGCGCAATCAAATCCTGTTCGTGAACGGTCGGCTGCTGCGCAGTACGCTGGTAAGCGGCGCGTGGTCGGCGGCGTACCGCACCTTCGCGATGGTCGGCCGCCATCCGTACGGCGTGCTCTACCTGCAGGTCCCGCCGAACGAACTCGATCCCAATGTCCACCCGACGAAGAGCGACGTGCGGCTGCGTCACGGCGATCGCGTCGTCGGTGCCGTCAAGGACGCGATCGTCACCGCGCTGCGGCGCGGCGCCGTCGAACGCCTCGAGCGCTCGATCTCGTTCGCGCCGTCGGCGCACGCCCTCGGCGGGGCGACGGCAACGGCGGCGTGGGCCGAGTCGTTTCTTCCCGACGGCGACGCCGATGCCGGCGGATCCGCGCTGCGGGTGCTCGCGCAGGTGGACCGCACCTTCATCCTCGCCACCGACGGCGACGCGGTCGTGCTGATCGACCAGCACGCGGCGCACGAACGCATCGTGTTCGAGCAGCTCGCCGCGAATGCGCGCGCGCACGCCGCCGCCGAACCGCTGCTGATCCCGTACACGTTCGAAGTCCGTCCCGACGAGGCGGACAAGCTCGATGCGTCGCTCGACGCGCTCGCTGCGGGAGGCCTGCAGATCGAACACTTCGGCGAGCGCGCCTACCGCGTCGTCGCCACGCCGGCGCGGATGGTGCACGCGGGGCGCACGAGGCCGTTTGATGTCGCCGATTTCGTCACGTGCTTGAGCGACGACGTGCGCGGCCTCGACGCCGAACAGCGCGTGTGGGCGTCGCTGGCGTGCCACTCGGTCGTGGTCGCCGGCGAGCAGCTCGCCTATCCCGAGATGACGGCGCTGGTCGAACGGCTCGTGCGCTGCGAGAACCCGATGAACTGCCCGCACGGCCGGCCGACGATCGTGCGGCTAGAACCGGAGCAGATCGCGCGTCTCTTCAAACGCGTGTGA
- the miaA gene encoding tRNA (adenosine(37)-N6)-dimethylallyltransferase MiaA has translation MTGGVLILTGPTASGKSAFGIAVAERFGAEIVGADSRQIYRGMTIGTAAPGEAERARVPHHLIGILEPHERYSAARFARDALAAIDAIHARGRNALVVGGTGFYIRALAGDVALSPTHDATLRERLVHEVRVHPADVLHGWLSALDPVRAAAIVPNDRYRIVRALEVALARRAGSGDAPRPAGDTGTRAAPDSAESLRSRGIAYRKVALVPEPAALLPRIERRVDAMLAAGLLAEAERIGGDAVAADAVGYREALAYLRGWSTAAELRAHLIRNTRRYAKRQATWLRTEPDLALLDAADPFAFACRAARALGWTDRDAD, from the coding sequence GTGACGGGCGGCGTCCTGATCCTGACCGGACCGACCGCGTCGGGGAAGAGCGCCTTCGGCATCGCGGTCGCGGAGCGGTTCGGCGCGGAGATCGTCGGCGCCGACTCGCGGCAGATCTACCGCGGGATGACGATCGGGACCGCCGCGCCCGGCGAGGCGGAACGCGCGCGCGTGCCGCATCATCTGATCGGCATTCTCGAGCCGCACGAGCGATACTCGGCGGCGCGGTTCGCGCGCGACGCGCTGGCCGCGATCGACGCGATTCACGCGCGCGGGCGGAACGCGCTGGTCGTCGGCGGCACGGGCTTCTACATTCGCGCGCTGGCGGGCGACGTCGCGCTCTCGCCGACCCATGACGCGACGTTGCGCGAGCGGCTCGTGCACGAAGTGCGCGTGCATCCGGCGGACGTGCTGCACGGCTGGCTCTCGGCGCTCGATCCCGTGCGCGCGGCGGCGATCGTCCCGAACGACCGGTATCGAATCGTGCGCGCGCTCGAGGTCGCGCTCGCGCGACGCGCCGGAAGCGGCGATGCGCCGCGGCCTGCCGGCGATACCGGCACCCGCGCCGCACCGGATTCCGCCGAGAGTCTGCGCTCGCGCGGGATCGCGTATCGCAAGGTCGCGCTCGTCCCCGAACCCGCAGCGTTGCTTCCGCGCATCGAACGGCGCGTCGACGCCATGCTCGCGGCCGGATTGCTCGCGGAAGCCGAGCGGATCGGCGGCGACGCGGTCGCGGCCGACGCGGTCGGCTATCGCGAAGCTCTCGCCTACCTCCGCGGATGGTCGACGGCAGCGGAGCTGCGCGCGCATCTGATTCGCAACACGCGCCGGTACGCGAAGCGGCAGGCGACGTGGCTGCGCACCGAACCGGATCTCGCGCTGCTCGACGCGGCCGATCCGTTCGCCTTTGCGTGCCGCGCCGCACGCGCGCTCGGCTGGACGGATCGCGACGCCGACTGA